From one Jatrophihabitans sp. genomic stretch:
- the obgE gene encoding GTPase ObgE: MVNFVDRVVLHVTAGNGGHGCASVHREKFKPLGGPDGGNGGRGGNVVLVVDPQVHTLLDFHHHPHQKAGNGRPGAGKHRSGADGEDLVLAVPNGTVVHAADGSVLADLTGAGSRYVVARGGRAGLGNAALASTRRKAPGFALLGEPGEAFDVVLELKSMAEVGLVGFPSAGKSSLIAAISAARPKIADYPFTTLVPNLGVVSAGETTFTVADVPGLIPGAAQGKGLGLDFLRHVERCAVLLHVLDCATLEAGRDPISDLDAIEEELAQYESSLGDLLDRPRLVALNKVDVPEARELAEFVTEELTGRGYRVFPISAVSHAGLRELTFALAGLVEQFRASQEAIAPARIVLTPKAVDDSGFTVEPDPDEPGAFIVRGSKPERWVRQTQFDNDEAVGYLADRLARLGVEDQLAKLGAMPGASVTILDYVFDFQPTAGMADEDYSPTRRGTDDRLDASSRPNADDRLAAKKSRRQHVSDEELELERAVVE; encoded by the coding sequence GTGGTGAATTTCGTAGACCGGGTGGTGCTGCACGTCACCGCGGGCAACGGCGGGCACGGGTGCGCCTCGGTGCACCGGGAGAAGTTCAAGCCGCTCGGCGGCCCGGACGGCGGCAACGGCGGCCGGGGCGGCAACGTGGTGCTGGTGGTGGACCCCCAGGTGCACACCCTGCTCGACTTTCACCACCACCCGCACCAGAAGGCCGGCAACGGCCGGCCGGGCGCCGGAAAGCATCGCAGCGGCGCCGACGGCGAGGATCTGGTGCTCGCGGTGCCCAACGGCACCGTCGTGCACGCCGCGGACGGCAGCGTGCTGGCCGACCTGACCGGCGCGGGCAGCCGCTACGTGGTGGCTCGTGGCGGCCGGGCCGGGCTGGGTAACGCGGCGCTCGCCTCGACCCGGCGCAAGGCGCCGGGCTTCGCCCTGCTCGGCGAGCCGGGGGAGGCCTTCGACGTCGTCCTGGAACTCAAGTCGATGGCCGAGGTCGGCCTGGTCGGCTTTCCGTCGGCAGGCAAGTCCTCCCTGATCGCGGCGATCTCGGCAGCCCGCCCCAAGATCGCCGACTACCCGTTCACCACCCTGGTGCCCAACCTCGGGGTGGTCAGCGCCGGCGAGACCACCTTCACCGTCGCCGACGTGCCCGGACTGATCCCCGGCGCGGCGCAGGGCAAGGGGCTGGGACTGGACTTCCTGCGGCATGTCGAGCGGTGCGCGGTGCTGCTGCACGTGCTGGACTGCGCGACGCTGGAAGCCGGCCGGGACCCGATCAGCGACCTGGACGCGATCGAGGAGGAACTGGCGCAGTACGAGTCCAGCCTGGGTGACCTGCTCGACCGGCCGCGGCTGGTGGCGCTGAACAAGGTGGACGTCCCCGAAGCCCGCGAGCTGGCCGAGTTCGTGACCGAGGAGCTGACCGGGCGGGGTTACCGGGTCTTTCCGATCTCCGCGGTCTCCCACGCCGGCCTGCGCGAGCTCACCTTCGCCCTGGCCGGGCTGGTCGAGCAGTTCCGGGCCAGCCAGGAGGCGATCGCGCCGGCCCGGATCGTGCTCACTCCGAAAGCGGTCGATGACTCCGGCTTCACCGTCGAGCCGGACCCGGACGAGCCCGGCGCGTTCATCGTGCGCGGCAGCAAGCCCGAGCGGTGGGTCCGCCAGACCCAGTTCGACAACGACGAGGCGGTCGGGTACCTGGCCGACCGGCTGGCCCGGCTGGGCGTCGAGGACCAGCTGGCCAAGCTCGGCGCGATGCCCGGCGCCAGCGTGACGATCCTGGACTACGTCTTCGACTTCCAGCCCACCGCGGGGATGGCGGACGAGGACTACTCGCCGACCCGCCGGGGGACCGATGACCGGTTGGACGCCAGCAGCCGGCCCAACGCCGATGACCGGTTGGCGGCGAAGAAATCACGCCGTCAGCACGTCAGCGACGAGGAGCTCGAGCTCGAGCGAGCGGTTGTCGAGTAG
- the rpmA gene encoding 50S ribosomal protein L27, producing the protein MAHKKGASSSRNGRDSHAQRLGVKRFGGQLVSAGEIIVRQRGTKFHPGDLVGRGGDDTLFALAAGNVLFGSRRGRKTVSIVPTEV; encoded by the coding sequence ATGGCACACAAGAAGGGTGCATCCAGCTCCCGCAACGGCCGCGATTCGCACGCCCAGCGACTGGGGGTCAAGCGCTTTGGCGGCCAGCTGGTCAGCGCCGGCGAGATCATCGTCCGGCAGCGCGGCACCAAGTTCCACCCGGGCGACCTGGTCGGGCGCGGTGGCGACGACACGCTGTTCGCGCTGGCGGCGGGCAACGTGCTGTTCGGCAGCCGGCGCGGCCGCAAGACCGTCAGCATCGTTCCGACCGAGGTTTAG
- the rplU gene encoding 50S ribosomal protein L21, translated as MLFDRSEFAMYAIVKTGGKQYRVAVGDVVTVEKLDLAPGASVALPAILLVDGEDVTTDATELAAVSVTGEILGQVKGPKIKIHKFKNKTGYHKRIGHRQKLSQVKVTGIESGKK; from the coding sequence ATGCTGTTTGACAGGAGTGAATTCGCGATGTACGCCATCGTCAAGACCGGCGGCAAGCAGTACCGGGTCGCCGTTGGTGACGTCGTGACGGTCGAGAAGCTGGACCTGGCCCCCGGGGCCAGCGTCGCGCTTCCCGCGATCCTGCTGGTCGACGGCGAGGATGTGACCACCGACGCGACCGAGCTGGCCGCAGTCTCGGTCACCGGCGAGATCCTCGGCCAGGTCAAGGGCCCCAAGATCAAGATCCACAAGTTCAAGAACAAGACCGGCTACCACAAGCGCATCGGCCACCGTCAGAAGCTGTCGCAGGTCAAGGTCACCGGCATCGAGAGCGGAAAGAAGTAG